One Thomasclavelia spiroformis DSM 1552 DNA window includes the following coding sequences:
- the glgA gene encoding glycogen synthase GlgA has translation MRVLFATSEATPFIKSGGLADVLGSLPKEMAKKGVESIVVLPKYQDMKLADKIEYVTNFDIWVGWRKVYCGVFTYELDGVRFYFIDNEQYFRRPGLYGYDDDYERFAYFDFAVLELISHLNIQPDILHLHDWQTAMIAMLYKERYCYYEHYENIKIVFTIHNIAFQGKADPRLLSELFGLDNYLYYNGNCRNDGCLNMMKAAIFYSDIITTVSPTYAKEILTPEYGEGLQNILEMRKYDLYGILNGVDYDVINPKTDKDIVKNYDVDTVFDNKVVNKLALQKEVGLPENKDVALIGIVTRLTKQKGLDLIINQFNEMCNRNVQIVILGAGDQVYEDTLKSIASQYPDKVSLQLKYDFGLSCRIYAGCDMFLMPSLFEPCGLSQMMALRYGTIPIVRQTGGLKDSVEPYNEYANKGTGFGFMNYNAHEMMRIIDYALDVYDNHHDSWRQMVIRAMNAKLDWDESANHYLKVFNSLVG, from the coding sequence ATGCGAGTATTATTTGCGACATCTGAAGCTACTCCGTTTATTAAATCGGGAGGGCTAGCTGATGTACTAGGTTCTTTGCCAAAAGAAATGGCAAAAAAAGGTGTTGAAAGTATTGTTGTTTTGCCTAAGTATCAAGATATGAAATTAGCTGATAAAATTGAATATGTGACTAATTTTGATATTTGGGTAGGGTGGCGTAAAGTATATTGTGGTGTCTTTACGTATGAATTGGATGGTGTTAGGTTTTATTTTATCGATAATGAACAATATTTTCGTAGACCGGGATTATATGGTTATGATGATGATTATGAGAGATTTGCATATTTTGATTTTGCAGTACTTGAATTAATTTCACATTTAAATATTCAACCAGATATTTTACATTTGCATGATTGGCAAACAGCAATGATTGCAATGTTATACAAAGAAAGATATTGTTATTATGAGCATTATGAAAATATTAAAATTGTTTTTACGATTCATAATATTGCTTTTCAGGGAAAAGCAGATCCTAGGTTGTTAAGTGAATTATTTGGGTTGGATAATTATTTATATTACAATGGTAATTGTCGTAATGATGGTTGTTTAAATATGATGAAAGCTGCTATTTTCTATAGTGATATTATTACTACTGTATCTCCAACTTATGCAAAAGAAATTTTAACTCCAGAATATGGAGAAGGATTACAAAATATTTTAGAAATGCGAAAATATGATTTATATGGTATTTTAAATGGGGTTGATTATGATGTGATTAATCCAAAAACAGATAAAGATATTGTAAAGAATTATGATGTTGATACAGTATTTGATAATAAGGTGGTAAACAAGCTGGCACTTCAAAAAGAGGTTGGGTTACCTGAAAATAAAGATGTTGCTTTAATTGGCATTGTTACTAGATTAACTAAACAAAAAGGCTTGGATTTGATTATTAACCAATTTAATGAAATGTGTAATAGAAATGTGCAAATTGTTATTTTAGGTGCAGGTGATCAAGTTTATGAAGATACTTTAAAGTCAATAGCGTCTCAGTATCCAGATAAGGTTTCTTTACAACTAAAATATGATTTTGGATTATCTTGTCGTATTTATGCAGGATGTGATATGTTTTTGATGCCTTCATTATTTGAACCTTGTGGTTTATCTCAAATGATGGCTTTAAGATATGGAACAATTCCAATTGTTCGCCAAACAGGTGGTTTAAAAGATAGTGTAGAACCATATAATGAATATGCAAATAAAGGAACAGGATTTGGATTCATGAATTATAATGCTCATGAAATGATGAGAATTATTGATTATGCATTAGATGTATATGATAATCATCATGATTCATGGCGACAAATGGTAATTAGAGCAATGAATGCTAAACTTGATTGGGATGAAAGTGCTAATCATTATTTAAAGGTTTTTAATTCATTGGTTGGATAA
- a CDS encoding bifunctional folylpolyglutamate synthase/dihydrofolate synthase, producing MFNDIKEALDYIESKRVKRTFEQFQEIVTKYSFNVKQKNMIHIAGTNGKGSTVNFIKEILMKHGYTVGTFTSPYMIVHNDRICVNGNMISDDKLLKIINELEDIIKKENLSMFEIDVLIMLRYFDELDLDYRIIETGIGGLCDKTNVIDSICSVITNIGYDHQFMLGNSLDEIARHKAGIIKSRKPCFTTESNKEIVDIFKEVCKTNDSQLYVCDVKEVNYPYVFNCLSNEYVLKTGGSYQVKNVVLAINVCNYLIDLDKELVQQAIDCFNWPGRFEKFGSIYLDGAHNVDGILALKKTIKDQKLEDIVIVFSALSDKDVCEMKALLIEYPLIQVSFDDERLNSDDINYKDILNKLIGNYKNIVVTGSLHFISEVRKYLKENPKIR from the coding sequence ATGTTTAATGATATTAAAGAAGCCCTAGATTATATTGAATCGAAAAGAGTTAAAAGAACTTTTGAACAATTTCAAGAAATAGTTACTAAATATAGTTTTAATGTAAAACAAAAAAATATGATTCATATTGCTGGTACTAATGGAAAAGGCTCAACCGTTAATTTTATAAAAGAAATATTAATGAAACATGGTTATACAGTTGGTACCTTTACATCACCATATATGATTGTTCACAATGATAGAATTTGTGTTAATGGTAATATGATTAGTGATGATAAATTGCTTAAAATAATTAATGAATTAGAAGATATAATAAAAAAAGAAAATTTATCAATGTTTGAAATTGATGTATTGATTATGTTGCGTTATTTTGATGAATTGGATTTAGATTATCGAATTATTGAAACGGGAATTGGTGGTTTATGTGATAAAACAAATGTAATTGATAGTATTTGTAGTGTTATAACTAATATTGGATATGATCATCAATTTATGTTAGGAAATAGTTTGGATGAGATTGCAAGACATAAGGCTGGTATTATTAAATCAAGAAAACCATGTTTTACTACCGAAAGTAACAAAGAAATAGTCGATATTTTTAAAGAGGTATGTAAAACTAATGATAGTCAATTGTATGTTTGTGATGTTAAAGAGGTTAATTATCCATATGTTTTTAATTGCTTATCTAATGAATATGTGTTAAAAACAGGTGGAAGTTATCAAGTAAAAAATGTAGTTTTAGCAATAAATGTATGTAATTATCTAATTGATTTGGATAAAGAGCTTGTCCAACAAGCAATCGATTGTTTTAATTGGCCTGGAAGGTTTGAAAAATTTGGAAGTATTTATTTAGATGGAGCACATAATGTTGATGGTATTTTAGCACTGAAAAAAACAATAAAAGATCAAAAATTAGAGGACATTGTAATTGTTTTTAGTGCTTTAAGTGATAAAGATGTTTGTGAAATGAAGGCATTGTTGATAGAATATCCACTGATCCAAGTTAGTTTTGATGACGAACGCTTAAATTCAGATGATATTAATTATAAAGATATATTAAATAAATTAATTGGTAATTATAAAAATATTGTTGTAACAGGTTCTTTACATTTTATTAGTGAAGTACGTAAATATCTAAAAGAAAATCCAAAAATAAGATAG
- the glgD gene encoding glucose-1-phosphate adenylyltransferase subunit GlgD: MVKAIGLVNLHSDVDFVGLTEKRPVASVSFLGRYALIDFVLSNMSNSTIDAVGVLIQKKPRSLFKHLAGGNSWNFNSKAGGVSFLYNEKYANNPNYNHDINNLIENIAFLEANRADYVVIAPAHIITTMDYSEVIDAHEKAGAEITMVYKKVHDANEAYIGCDCLTVKNKIVTKIERNKGSRKDRSISLETYVINTKTLLKIMKQAKKISSFFNLRDFLAYLCDEKQINTYEYKGYARCIDSLEHYYQYSLEFLDLDISSAVFKSNWPIYTITNDTPPAKYLTQSDVKRSFVANGAIINGTVENSIIGRDVVIGSGAIVRNCILFSGAVVDPGAHLENVIMDKSSKVHRQLELHGEYDRPLYIKEGDVV; the protein is encoded by the coding sequence ATGGTAAAAGCAATAGGATTAGTAAATTTACATTCAGATGTAGATTTTGTGGGGCTTACAGAAAAAAGACCAGTAGCGTCAGTAAGTTTTTTAGGACGTTATGCATTAATAGATTTTGTTTTATCTAATATGTCTAATTCAACTATTGATGCTGTAGGGGTTTTGATTCAAAAAAAACCGCGTTCATTATTTAAACATTTAGCTGGAGGAAATTCTTGGAATTTTAACTCTAAAGCTGGGGGTGTTTCTTTCTTATATAATGAAAAATATGCCAATAACCCTAATTATAATCACGATATTAACAATTTAATTGAAAATATTGCCTTTTTAGAAGCAAATAGAGCAGATTATGTAGTTATTGCTCCAGCTCATATTATTACAACTATGGATTATAGTGAAGTAATTGATGCTCATGAAAAAGCTGGGGCCGAAATTACAATGGTTTATAAAAAAGTGCATGATGCTAATGAAGCGTATATTGGATGTGACTGTCTAACAGTTAAAAATAAAATTGTTACTAAGATTGAACGTAATAAAGGAAGTCGTAAGGATCGTAGTATTTCACTTGAAACGTATGTTATTAATACTAAAACTTTATTGAAAATTATGAAGCAAGCTAAAAAAATTAGTTCGTTCTTTAATTTAAGAGATTTCTTAGCTTATTTATGCGATGAAAAACAAATTAATACTTATGAATATAAAGGATATGCTCGTTGCATAGATTCATTAGAACATTACTATCAATATTCATTAGAATTTTTAGATTTAGATATTTCGTCAGCTGTATTTAAGAGTAATTGGCCTATTTATACAATTACTAACGATACACCACCAGCAAAATATTTAACACAATCTGATGTAAAAAGATCATTTGTTGCAAATGGTGCAATTATAAATGGAACAGTAGAAAATAGTATCATTGGACGTGATGTTGTTATTGGTAGTGGTGCGATAGTGAGAAATTGTATTTTGTTTTCTGGAGCGGTTGTAGATCCAGGAGCTCATTTGGAAAACGTTATTATGGATAAAAGTTCTAAAGTACATCGTCAACTAGAATTACATGGAGAATATGATAGACCATTGTATATTAAAGAAGGAGATGTAGTTTAA
- a CDS encoding cell wall hydrolase, producing the protein MSRIAYNQREVDLLARLIRAEAVGEGDEGMLLVGNVVVNRVAAQCDVFRDVTSITEAIYQKNAFAGVESPLFQGPANTKEKELAQKTIEYYRRSPATYALWFKNPGTNVVCPEKFYGYLAGRFKSHCFYDPGEELRCDF; encoded by the coding sequence ATGAGTCGTATAGCCTACAATCAAAGAGAAGTAGATTTACTAGCACGCCTTATTAGAGCAGAAGCAGTAGGTGAGGGAGATGAGGGAATGCTACTGGTAGGAAATGTTGTAGTAAACAGAGTAGCTGCCCAATGCGATGTTTTTAGAGACGTCACTTCAATTACCGAAGCAATTTATCAAAAAAATGCTTTTGCAGGAGTAGAAAGTCCATTATTTCAAGGTCCTGCTAATACTAAGGAAAAAGAATTAGCTCAAAAAACTATTGAATATTATCGACGTTCTCCAGCAACATATGCATTATGGTTTAAAAATCCTGGAACAAACGTTGTTTGCCCAGAAAAATTTTACGGCTATCTTGCAGGACGTTTTAAAAGCCATTGTTTTTATGATCCAGGCGAAGAGTTAAGATGTGATTTTTAA
- a CDS encoding HAD family hydrolase yields the protein MVYKLIACDLDETLLDDNHRIAKKNCDAIKKAREKYGIKFVLATGRGFKQVRYELEELGLNELEDEYVISFNGAVLSENKDNKIFQFNGLTFEKVKEIFQAGLRYNVCQFINTIDTVYIYNADDDQKQKLKRQRIDAVYFEKPDIEFLKDKPICKMLYQSNDLNFLMRLEKELSLIVEGCVTVSYSSNQYMEFNALGIDKGKGLIDLANKLGIDIKDTIAIGDNYNDISMLKASGLAVGANNAAEDVKNICDYVTMADNNEGVVAEVIERYIFNEI from the coding sequence ATGGTATATAAGTTAATTGCTTGTGATTTAGATGAGACTTTATTGGATGATAATCACAGAATTGCTAAAAAGAATTGTGATGCAATAAAAAAAGCAAGAGAAAAATATGGGATTAAATTTGTTTTAGCGACAGGAAGAGGTTTTAAACAAGTACGATATGAATTAGAAGAATTAGGTTTAAATGAACTTGAAGATGAATATGTTATTTCTTTTAATGGGGCAGTACTTAGTGAAAATAAAGATAATAAAATTTTTCAATTTAATGGTTTGACATTTGAAAAAGTAAAAGAAATTTTTCAAGCAGGGCTTAGGTATAATGTTTGTCAGTTTATTAACACAATTGATACGGTATATATTTATAATGCTGATGATGATCAAAAACAAAAGTTAAAACGACAAAGAATAGATGCTGTTTATTTTGAAAAACCAGATATTGAATTTTTAAAAGACAAACCAATATGTAAAATGCTTTATCAAAGTAATGATTTAAACTTTTTGATGCGTTTAGAAAAAGAATTAAGTTTAATAGTAGAAGGGTGTGTAACTGTTAGTTATTCTTCTAATCAATATATGGAATTTAATGCCTTAGGTATTGATAAAGGAAAAGGGTTAATTGATTTAGCAAATAAATTAGGGATTGATATTAAAGATACAATTGCAATAGGTGATAATTACAACGATATTTCAATGTTAAAGGCATCAGGATTAGCTGTAGGAGCAAATAATGCAGCTGAAGATGTTAAAAATATTTGTGATTATGTTACTATGGCTGATAATAATGAGGGCGTTGTTGCCGAAGTGATAGAGAGGTATATATTCAATGAGATTTAA
- a CDS encoding GNAT family N-acetyltransferase, with the protein MIIRKYKSTDCKYLAQLFYDTVHSINSKDYSKKQLDAWATGNIDLKQWDESFKKNYTIVALENNIIVGFGDIDKTGYLDRLYVHKDYQGKKIATLILVELEKKVKPCKIITYASITAKPFFESRGYEVVKENVVIRNNVYLSNYIMEKNCK; encoded by the coding sequence ATGATCATACGAAAGTATAAATCTACAGATTGTAAATATTTAGCTCAATTATTTTATGATACTGTTCATAGTATTAATAGCAAAGATTATTCAAAAAAACAATTGGATGCTTGGGCAACTGGGAATATTGATTTAAAGCAATGGGATGAATCATTTAAAAAAAATTATACTATTGTTGCTTTAGAAAATAATATAATAGTTGGATTTGGAGATATTGATAAAACCGGTTATTTAGATAGACTATATGTTCATAAAGATTATCAAGGAAAGAAAATAGCAACTTTGATTTTAGTTGAATTAGAAAAGAAAGTTAAACCTTGTAAGATTATTACGTATGCTTCTATTACGGCAAAGCCTTTTTTTGAAAGTAGAGGATATGAGGTGGTAAAGGAAAATGTTGTGATACGAAATAATGTTTATTTAAGTAATTATATAATGGAAAAGAATTGTAAATAG
- a CDS encoding uracil-DNA glycosylase: MRFKDIVAVEFEQDYYKKLHSYVENEYLHKTIFPPRQNIFRALNLCDYEDVKVVILGQDPYHELHQANGLAFSVYPGVKIPPSLVNIYKELKDDVNTFIPNHGDLTKWAKQGVLLLNNVLTVEEGKANSHAGIGWEIFTLNIVKALNRREKPMVFILWGNNARSKKQYIDTSRHLVLESAHPSPLSAHRGFFGSKPFSKANDFLIKNNMTPIDWQIENV; this comes from the coding sequence ATGAGATTTAAAGATATTGTAGCTGTTGAATTTGAACAAGATTATTATAAAAAATTACATAGTTATGTTGAAAACGAGTATTTGCATAAAACAATATTTCCACCACGTCAAAATATTTTTAGAGCTTTGAATCTTTGTGATTATGAAGATGTAAAAGTTGTTATTTTAGGTCAAGATCCATATCATGAACTTCATCAAGCTAATGGTTTAGCATTTAGTGTCTATCCAGGAGTTAAAATACCACCAAGTCTTGTTAATATTTACAAAGAATTAAAAGATGATGTTAATACATTTATTCCTAATCATGGAGATTTAACTAAATGGGCTAAACAAGGAGTCTTGTTGTTGAATAATGTTTTAACAGTGGAAGAAGGAAAAGCTAATAGTCATGCGGGTATTGGTTGGGAAATTTTTACATTAAATATTGTAAAAGCGTTAAATAGACGTGAAAAGCCAATGGTATTTATTTTATGGGGAAATAACGCTCGTAGTAAAAAACAATACATTGATACTAGTAGACACTTAGTTTTAGAGAGTGCCCATCCATCTCCTCTTTCAGCACATCGTGGTTTTTTTGGGTCTAAACCTTTTAGTAAAGCAAATGATTTTTTGATTAAGAATAATATGACACCAATTGATTGGCAGATTGAAAATGTTTAA
- a CDS encoding glucose-1-phosphate adenylyltransferase: protein MGREIVAMILAGGRGTRLEALTAKVAKPAVHFGGKYRIIDFPLSNCANSGIDIVGVLTQYESVLLGTYVGAGTKWGLDGKQSLAAILPARERGKVGATWYAGTADAIYQNISFLDQYDPEYVLILSGDHIYKMDYDKMLTAHKQRKADATIAVLNVSMKEASRFGIMNTNEDGSIYEFEEKPEHPKSTLASMGIYIFTYKELRKYLIADAKKEDSKHDFGMNIIPDMLKDNKKLFAYEFNGYWKDVGTVESLWQANMDLLDDKELDLYNIKKDWKIYTEDTLGKPQIIGDKATVKNSLITQGCLVNGTVEGSVLFNNVNVGEGAKVIDSVLMPGVLVEEGAEVYKAIVDEGVVIRAKSKINEEAKNVALVSDN, encoded by the coding sequence ATGGGAAGAGAGATTGTAGCCATGATTTTAGCTGGAGGGAGAGGGACTCGTCTGGAAGCTCTAACAGCTAAAGTAGCTAAACCGGCAGTTCATTTTGGAGGAAAATATCGAATCATTGATTTTCCTTTAAGTAATTGTGCTAATTCTGGAATTGATATTGTTGGGGTATTAACACAATATGAATCTGTATTATTAGGAACATATGTTGGTGCCGGTACTAAATGGGGACTTGATGGAAAACAATCGTTAGCTGCAATTTTACCAGCACGTGAAAGAGGTAAAGTTGGTGCTACTTGGTATGCAGGAACAGCAGATGCCATTTATCAAAATATTAGTTTTCTAGATCAATATGATCCAGAATATGTTTTGATTTTATCTGGTGACCATATTTACAAAATGGATTATGATAAAATGTTAACAGCACATAAACAGCGTAAGGCTGATGCAACTATTGCGGTGTTGAATGTATCAATGAAAGAAGCAAGTCGATTTGGGATTATGAATACTAATGAAGATGGAAGTATTTATGAATTTGAAGAAAAACCTGAACATCCTAAATCTACATTAGCTTCAATGGGAATTTATATTTTTACTTATAAAGAATTACGAAAATATTTGATTGCTGATGCAAAGAAAGAAGATAGTAAACATGATTTTGGTATGAATATTATTCCTGATATGTTGAAAGACAATAAAAAATTGTTTGCATATGAGTTTAATGGGTATTGGAAAGATGTTGGAACTGTTGAAAGTTTATGGCAAGCTAATATGGACTTGTTAGATGACAAAGAACTTGATCTTTACAATATTAAAAAGGATTGGAAAATTTATACTGAAGACACTTTAGGTAAACCTCAAATTATTGGAGATAAAGCAACAGTAAAAAATTCTTTGATTACACAAGGTTGTTTAGTAAATGGAACAGTTGAAGGTTCGGTACTATTTAATAATGTTAATGTTGGGGAAGGTGCCAAAGTAATTGATTCAGTGCTAATGCCAGGAGTATTAGTTGAAGAAGGTGCTGAGGTATATAAAGCCATTGTTGATGAAGGTGTTGTAATTAGAGCTAAGAGTAAGATTAATGAAGAAGCTAAAAATGTTGCATTAGTAAGTGATAATTAA
- a CDS encoding FtsB family cell division protein yields MNARLFFKTIKGFLCMIGGCALIFILVNSFMNVYQRKNELADVKKQKETIEEEREMLKNEIELLNDDDYVARYARENYVFTREGEQVSIIPEVK; encoded by the coding sequence ATGAACGCTAGATTATTTTTTAAAACAATTAAAGGGTTCTTGTGCATGATTGGTGGTTGTGCTTTAATCTTTATACTAGTTAATAGTTTTATGAATGTTTATCAGCGAAAAAATGAGCTGGCAGATGTAAAAAAACAAAAAGAAACTATTGAAGAAGAACGAGAAATGTTGAAAAATGAAATTGAATTATTGAATGATGATGATTATGTAGCACGTTATGCCCGTGAAAATTATGTTTTTACTCGTGAAGGAGAACAAGTTTCAATTATACCTGAGGTCAAATGA
- a CDS encoding Cof-type HAD-IIB family hydrolase, producing MIKAVFFDVDGTLISSEQPYVSNKVIEALKKLRARGIKLFIASGRHFLELDQLGINDQLVFDGYLTLNGGYCFNSKETIYSNPIDKQDIASVVEYIIQNNLACCFVEKDGLYVNLVDNFVIKSQIFLNTPTPPVKNISRALKHDVYQIDPFVSSDEMGNIMSLTKNCKYTQWYDYGYDVIPKNSGKQEGIKAILKYYGLKSEEVMAFGDGHNDIEMLSLVGIGVCMENGHEDVKLISDFVTKSVYDDGVVYALEYFNMI from the coding sequence ATGATAAAGGCGGTTTTTTTTGATGTTGATGGGACACTTATTTCTAGTGAGCAACCGTATGTTAGTAATAAGGTTATAGAAGCTTTAAAAAAGTTAAGGGCTCGAGGAATTAAGTTGTTTATTGCATCGGGAAGGCATTTTTTGGAGCTTGATCAGTTAGGAATTAATGATCAGTTAGTTTTTGATGGATATTTAACGTTAAATGGAGGATATTGTTTTAATAGTAAAGAAACGATATATAGTAATCCTATTGATAAACAGGATATAGCTAGTGTTGTTGAATATATAATACAAAATAATTTAGCATGTTGTTTTGTAGAAAAAGATGGATTATATGTAAATTTAGTAGATAATTTTGTAATAAAGTCACAAATATTTTTGAATACTCCTACGCCTCCTGTTAAAAATATTAGTAGAGCTTTAAAACATGATGTTTATCAGATTGATCCATTTGTTTCATCTGATGAGATGGGAAATATTATGTCTTTAACTAAAAATTGTAAGTATACACAGTGGTATGATTATGGCTATGATGTTATTCCTAAAAATAGTGGCAAACAAGAGGGAATTAAAGCGATATTGAAATATTATGGATTAAAGTCAGAAGAAGTAATGGCTTTTGGTGATGGGCATAATGATATAGAAATGTTATCTTTAGTAGGAATTGGAGTATGTATGGAAAACGGCCATGAAGATGTTAAATTGATTAGCGACTTTGTTACTAAAAGTGTATATGATGATGGGGTTGTTTATGCGCTAGAATATTTTAATATGATTTAA
- a CDS encoding spore coat protein GerQ, translated as MDYFDDLNPYLVRQQENQTEPELPPINPGAVGQSYLGNILKLNVGKLGKFYFTYSDSEKWRDKSYIGIVEDVGRDYILIKDPNSEKRFLLSFIYLLWVEFDEELDFQFSYR; from the coding sequence ATGGATTATTTCGATGATTTAAACCCTTATCTTGTTCGACAACAAGAAAATCAAACAGAACCTGAACTACCACCAATTAATCCTGGTGCTGTTGGACAATCATATTTAGGCAATATACTTAAGCTAAATGTTGGTAAACTAGGTAAATTTTATTTCACTTATAGCGACAGTGAAAAATGGCGTGATAAAAGTTATATTGGAATTGTAGAAGATGTTGGTAGAGACTATATTTTAATTAAAGATCCTAATAGTGAAAAACGCTTTTTATTAAGTTTTATTTATTTGCTATGGGTAGAATTTGATGAAGAATTAGATTTTCAATTTTCTTATCGCTAA
- a CDS encoding Cof-type HAD-IIB family hydrolase — MYKLMLSDLDETLLVDHHVPYFNCEAIKKARDKGVKFVVATGRSYNMIFDILKEIGTYEKENEYSICFNGALIVENKNHRILNFESILFEDVKELFNRAKNYDVCVLIFTLDMCYIYNANEEEVARKIRQKAKFKIIDEKEFELLKDQPIAKMIYQNKNIKYLKMIEDEFKEDICKRVAISYSSNRYMEFNALNVNKGNALSWLAKYLEIEIEDTIAIGDNYNDLEMIKRANLGACVSSANDDIKVIANYVTKLDYYQGAVKEVIEKFILEEN, encoded by the coding sequence ATGTATAAATTAATGTTATCAGATTTGGATGAAACTCTATTAGTAGATCATCATGTTCCTTATTTTAATTGTGAAGCGATTAAAAAGGCCCGAGATAAAGGAGTTAAATTTGTTGTAGCAACAGGAAGATCATATAATATGATTTTTGATATTTTAAAAGAAATTGGCACTTATGAAAAAGAAAATGAGTATTCTATTTGTTTTAATGGTGCATTAATAGTTGAAAATAAAAATCATCGTATTTTAAATTTTGAAAGCATTTTGTTTGAAGATGTAAAAGAATTGTTTAACAGGGCTAAAAATTATGATGTTTGTGTTTTAATTTTTACATTAGATATGTGTTATATATATAATGCTAATGAAGAAGAAGTAGCTCGTAAAATTAGACAAAAAGCTAAATTTAAGATAATTGATGAAAAAGAGTTTGAATTATTAAAAGATCAACCGATTGCTAAAATGATTTATCAAAATAAAAATATTAAATATTTAAAGATGATAGAAGATGAATTTAAAGAAGATATATGTAAAAGGGTGGCGATAAGTTATTCTTCTAATCGATATATGGAATTTAATGCTTTAAATGTAAATAAGGGTAATGCATTATCCTGGTTGGCTAAATATTTAGAAATAGAAATTGAAGATACGATTGCAATAGGAGATAATTATAATGATTTAGAAATGATTAAAAGAGCTAATTTAGGTGCATGTGTTAGTAGTGCTAATGATGATATTAAAGTGATAGCTAATTATGTTACGAAACTAGATTATTATCAAGGCGCAGTAAAGGAAGTAATTGAAAAATTTATTTTGGAGGAAAATTAA
- a CDS encoding alpha/beta hydrolase has protein sequence MFVEKNFYMRSLRRTRKITIYIPDNYKTSNKRYPVLYINDGQNAFFDEDSFMKISWGFYDFVKSVNLDIIMVAIPCNFTLHKREDEYGPWPISKDILLMEYGNENLKIGGEGDKYIRFIVKQLKPYIDNHFPTDKDDCAMVGSSMGGIITTYAAIKYGYIFKKTASLSSAYWFYIKEFCELIEKSDLSSIECFYMDLGGNEGNGDDYISKIYYESNEIIYNKLIEKSDRINVRFFEDACHNEEQWRQRVPIFMDLFYR, from the coding sequence ATGTTCGTTGAAAAGAATTTTTATATGCGTTCTTTAAGAAGAACAAGAAAAATAACGATATATATACCAGATAATTATAAAACAAGCAATAAACGATATCCGGTTTTGTATATTAACGATGGCCAAAATGCTTTTTTTGATGAAGATTCATTTATGAAGATTAGTTGGGGATTTTATGATTTTGTAAAAAGTGTTAATTTAGATATAATTATGGTTGCTATCCCATGCAATTTTACTTTACATAAACGAGAAGATGAATATGGGCCATGGCCTATTAGTAAAGATATTTTATTAATGGAATATGGGAATGAGAATTTGAAAATTGGTGGTGAAGGAGACAAATATATTCGTTTTATTGTTAAGCAGTTAAAACCATATATTGATAATCATTTTCCAACCGATAAAGATGATTGTGCTATGGTGGGAAGTTCGATGGGAGGAATTATTACTACATATGCTGCAATCAAGTATGGATATATTTTTAAAAAGACGGCATCTCTTTCAAGTGCTTATTGGTTTTATATAAAAGAGTTTTGTGAATTGATTGAAAAAAGTGATTTAAGTTCAATTGAGTGTTTTTATATGGATTTAGGTGGAAATGAGGGAAATGGAGATGATTATATAAGTAAAATTTATTATGAAAGTAATGAAATTATTTATAATAAATTAATTGAAAAAAGTGATAGAATTAACGTGAGATTTTTTGAAGATGCTTGTCATAATGAAGAGCAATGGCGTCAAAGAGTCCCGATTTTTATGGATTTATTTTATCGCTAG